Proteins found in one Amphiura filiformis chromosome 14, Afil_fr2py, whole genome shotgun sequence genomic segment:
- the LOC140169182 gene encoding toll-like receptor 2 type-2: MYISIGIACFIVLVIATIIVVRYRWHIEYIRFLLFNRRPYQNNLINNDDDVLGDDEDEDGVPRYDAYVIYHVQDEDWVDGELLANIEEGEEPFRLCLKTRDIRAGRLILNELSLHIQRSRKVIAILSPHFVDDNWCHFELNMSHRRLLEENPNVLIFILLEELPQRRLTLLLRQLFCRVLCLKWPGDGYGQYLFWQRLREELKRPVPLDRRFQI, from the coding sequence ATGTACATTTCTATAGGCATAGCATGTTTCATTGTTTTAGTCATTGCAACTATAATAGTGGTGCGGTATCGATGGCATATTGAATACATACGCTTCCTTCTGTTCAACAGAAGACCCTATCAAAACAACCTtattaataatgatgatgatgttcttggtgatgatgaagatgaggatggTGTACCTCGTTATGATGCTTATGTAATATACCACGTACAGGACGAAGATTGGGTAGATGGTGAACTTCTAGCCAACATTGAGGAAGGTGAAGAACCATTCAGGCTTTGTCTTAAAACTAGAGACATACGCGCAGGCAGACTTATCTTGAATGAATTGTCGCTTCACATACAAAGAAGTCGTAAAGTCATTGCAATATTATCGCCTCATTTTGTTGACGACAATTGGTGTCACTTTGAACTAAACATGTCTCATCGCAGGCTTCTGGAAGAAAATCCTAATGTCCTGATCTTTATTCTCCTGGAAGAGCTTCCTCAAAGGAGATTAACTCTGCTGCTAAGACAATTATTTTGTAGAGTTCTGTGTTTAAAATGGCCAGGTGATGGGTACGGACAATACCTATTCTGGCAGCGTCTTAGAGAAGAACTCAAAAGGCCTGTTCCATTAGATCGACGCTTTCAAATTTAA
- the LOC140169183 gene encoding toll-like receptor 2 type-2 encodes MALRNWLLTDKVVRLYIYYTDESKFNYPCKHGLSVTEIDLDCKPKLWMYVSIGVACLIVVIITTIIAVRYRWHIQYIRFLLFNRRPYQNNLIDNGDDVLGDDEDEDGVPRYDAYVIYHGQDEDWVDGELLANIEEGEEPFRLCLKTRDIRAGRLILNELSLHIQRSRKIIAILSPHFVDDNWCHFELNMSHRRLLEENPNVLIFVLLEELPQRRLTLLLRQLFCRVLCLKWPGDGYGQYLFWQRL; translated from the coding sequence ATGGCATTAAGGAACTGGTTATTAACAGATAAAGTAGTTAGACTGTATATTTACTATACTGATGAATCCAAATTCAACTATCCCTGTAAACATGGGTTGAGTGTTACGGAGATCGATTTGGATTGCAAACCAAAACTGTGGATGTACGTTTCGATAGGTGTAGCTTGTTTAATTGTTGTAATCATTACAACTATAATAGCAGTACGGTATCGCTGGCATATTCAATACATACGCTTCCTTCTGTTCAACAGACGACCATATCAAAACAACCTTATtgataatggtgatgatgttctaggtgatgatgaagatgaggatggTGTACCTCGATACGATGCCTATGTAATATACCATGGGCAAGATGAAGATTGGGTAGATGGTGAACTTCTAGCCAACATTGAGGAAGGTGAAGAACCATTCAGGTTGTGTCTTAAGACCAGAGACATACGTGCAGGCAGACTCATCTTAAATGAATTGTCACTTCACATACAAAGAAGTCGCAAAATTATTGCAATACTCTCACCTCATTTTGTTGACGACAATTGGTGTCACTTTGAACTAAATATGTCACATCGCAGGCTTCTGGAAGAGAATCCTAATGTCCTGATATTTGTCCTTCTAGAAGAGCTTCCTCAAAGGAGATTAACTCTGCTGCTAAGGCAATTATTTTGTAGAGTTCTGTGCCTAAAATGGCCCGGTGATGGGTACGGACAATACCTATTCTGGCAGCGCCTTTAG
- the LOC140169184 gene encoding uncharacterized protein: protein MAVVILQYISILLLCPRLVMNSAATNQSPCYPSGSIACKIYNQTRIDCANRNLVCIPLLPSNTSLESIELFGNQLSHIPDEAFKGLHNLISLDLSSNNISDLYGDSFNGLHQLLVLNLFGNSLTNVTGTSFRDLTSLQTLDLRLNLITSLTATAFATLTSLEVLHIDFSSLANVPSKPFITLPSLQDLTFEIDTVIFDCGDTREFFTGLIELKHLAVGATENCTNFCPLTSLETLILTGANIEQNITDECWSKIPLKHTEVYATNVLHSLYKYLHNLTSLSLHTTYEDDNNAVIQDLNTLNSPLQNLSLSLSDAVILNSTTFECVANWNATLTVLEISADEFWIGDSSFKWFPNLHILWITGEEDGSPQVIKHFSKTAFNGLINLQELHLNYLYFNVLTSNALGTFSTYNTLKVLDLAHNDIEDIMDDQLTSISSLAKIDLSDNKYNYLTYSSPRSPNLTTLLLNKASLGISLVDLEETCNNAPNLAVFDATFWDINVGRGTCRKLVALHLDESTLDLTEAEINVPQLQILHMAQVRLYDQQLAINYVRNITRVLKLFKSHNLQILDLSSNDISTIDKEDAMLMRNLTELDLSNNQLTSLGNLHNLKYMQTLFLSGNKLRDVIESFLSKSSHPRLQSVNLNNNPLVCDCSIVALRNWLLTDKQVFLYGYSAEDANYCCSSPDSKQGFSITEIALECKPKLWMYISIGIACFIVVVITTIIVVRYRWHIQYIRFLLFNRRPYQNNLINNGDDVLGDDEDEDGVPRYDAYVIYHVQDEDWVDGELLANIEEGEEPFRLCLKTRDIRAGRLILNELSLHIQRSRKIIAILSPHFVDDNWCHFELNMAHRRLLEENPNVLIFILLEELPQRRLTLLLRQLFCRVLCLKWPGDGYGQYLFWQRLREELKRPVPLDRRFQI, encoded by the coding sequence ATGGCTGTGGTTATACTACAATACATCAGCATACTCTTATTGTGTCCTAGACTGGTCATGAATTCAGCAGCCACTAATCAGTCACCATGTTATCCATCAGGAAGTATCGCTTGTAAAATCTACAACCAGACAAGGATAGACTGTGCCAACAGAAACCTAGTTTGTATACCACTATTACCAAGCAACACTTCTCTGGAGTCAATAGAATTATTTGGAAACCAGCTTAGTCATATTCCTGATGAAGCATTCAAAGGACTTCACAACTTGATTAGTCTGGACTTGTCTTCGAACAATATCTCTGATCTCTATGGCGATAGCTTCAATGGGCTACATCAACTCTTAGTACTTAACTTGTTTGGCAATAGTTTGACAAATGTAACTGGTACTTCGTTTAGAGATCTTACATCATTACAAACGCTTGACCTTCGGTTAAATCTGATCACCAGTCTCACCGCTACTGCATTCGCAACACTGACCAGCCTGGAAGTTCTTCATATAGATTTTAGTAGCTTGGCCAATGTACCAAGCAAACCTTTCATTACCCTCCCATCTCTACAGGATCTCACATTTGAAATAGACACAGTAATTTTCGACTGCGGTGATACAAGAGAGTTCTTCACTGGCCTTATTGAATTAAAACACCTTGCAGTAGGTGCCACGGAAAACTGTACCAATTTTTGTCCACTAACCTCACTGGAGACATTAATTTTGACAGGCGCCAATATTGAGCAAAACATAACTGACGAATGCTGGTCAAAAATTCCTTTGAAACACACTGAAGTCTATGCAACAAATGTACTTCATTCTCTATACAAGTATCTGCATAACCTTACAAGCCTTTCCCTACACACAACCTATGAAGATGATAACAATGCAGTCATACAGGATTTAAACACACTGAATTCACCACTTCAAAACTTATCTCTTTCGTTATCTGACGCTGTCATCTTAAACTCCACAACTTTTGAATGCGTAGCGAATTGGAATGCAACTTTAACTGTGCTTGAAATCAGTGCTGATGAATTCTGGATTGGCGACTCATCTTTTAAATGGTTTCCCAATCTTCATATACTATGGATAACTGGTGAGGAGGATGGGAGTCCTCAAGTGATCAAACACTTCTCGAAAACTGCCTTCAATGGTTTAATCAACTTACAAGAATTACATTTAAACTACTTGTATTTCAATGTATTAACATCAAACGCACTAGGTACATTCAGCACATACAATACTCTGAAGGTTTTGGACCTGGCTCACAATGATATAGAGGATATCATGGATGATCAGCTTACATCGATTTCATCACTTGCGAAGATAGATCTATCAGataacaaatataattatttaacATATAGCTCTCCACGTAGCCCAAATCTGACTACATTACTGCTTAATAAAGCATCTCTAGGAATTAGCCTGGTGGATTTAGAAGAAACGTGTAATAATGCCCCTAATCTGGCTGTCTTTGATGCCACATTTTGGGACATTAATGTTGGGAGAGGTACATGTCGAAAACTGGTAGCTCTGCAtcttgatgaatccacacttgatCTGACAGAAGCGGAAATAAATGTACCTCAGCTACAAATACTTCATATGGCACAGGTTCGGCTTTATGACCAACAGCTAGCCATAAACTATGTTAGAAACATAACAAGAGTACTCAAACTATTCAAATCTCACAATTTGCAAATTCTTGACCTAAGCTCCAATGACATTTCTACAATTGACAAAGAGGATGCTATGTTAATGAGAAATTTGACAGAGTTGGATTTAAGCAACAATCAACTAACATCACTCGGCAATCTTCACAATTTGAAGTACATGCAAACATTGTTTTTGAGCGGGAATAAACTACGAGATGTCATAGAGTCTTTTCTATCCAAATCAAGCCACCCAAGACTGCAAAGTGTGAATTTAAACAACAATCCACTGGTGTGTGATTGCAGTATTGTAGCATTAAGGAACTGGTTGCTAACAGATAAACAAGTGTTTCTTTATGGATACTCTGCTGAAGACGCCAACTATTGTTGCTCTTCACCAGATTCAAAACAAGGGTTCAGTATAACAGAGATCGCTTTGGAGTGCAAACCAAAATTGTGGATGTACATTTCTATAGGCATAGCATGTTTCATTGTTGTAGTCATTACAACTATAATAGTGGTGCGGTATCGCTGGCATATTCAATACATACGCTTCCTTCTGTTCAACAGAAGACCCTATCAAAACAACCTTATTAATAATGGTGATGATGTTcttggtgatgatgaagatgaggatggTGTACCTCGGTATGATGCTTATGTAATATACCACGTACAAGACGAAGATTGGGTAGATGGTGAACTTCTAGCCAACATTGAGGAAGGTGAAGAACCCTTCAGGCTTTGTCTTAAGACTAGAGACATACGCGCAGGCAGACTCATCTTAAATGAATTGTCACTTCACATACAAAGAAGTCGCAAAATCATAGCAATACTCTCGCCTCATTTTGTTGACGACAATTGGTGTCACTTTGAGCTTAACATGGCACATCGCAGGCTTCTGGAAGAGAATCCTAATGTCCTGATCTTTATACTCTTGGAAGAGCTTCCTCAAAGGAGATTAACTCTGCTGCTAAGACAATTATTTTGTAGAGTTCTGTGTTTAAAATGGCCGGGTGATGGGTATGGACAATACCTGTTCTGGCAGCGCCTTAGAGAAGAACTCAAAAGGCCTGTGCCATTGGATCGCCGATTTCAAATATAA